A genomic window from Nocardioides sp. BP30 includes:
- a CDS encoding DUF456 domain-containing protein yields MLVLLCAVLIVLGLAGIVLPVLPGGSVLVAGAVLLWAWAGPDDRAAWLAFTVAALLVVTGLVTKYVVPGRGLKAAGIPLSTQLTGAVAGVVGFFVVPVVGLLIGFVLGIYLAEVRRLGHATAWRSTRLAVRAAVTSILIDLAAALLATGTWIVAVTVA; encoded by the coding sequence GTGCTGGTCCTGCTCTGTGCTGTCCTGATCGTGCTGGGGCTGGCGGGGATCGTGCTCCCGGTGCTCCCCGGAGGAAGCGTGCTGGTCGCCGGCGCCGTCCTCCTCTGGGCCTGGGCGGGCCCCGACGACCGGGCGGCCTGGCTGGCCTTCACCGTCGCCGCGCTGCTCGTGGTGACCGGCCTGGTCACCAAGTACGTCGTGCCCGGTCGCGGCCTGAAGGCCGCCGGCATCCCGCTGTCGACCCAGCTGACCGGAGCGGTCGCGGGCGTCGTCGGATTCTTCGTCGTCCCCGTGGTCGGCCTGCTCATCGGGTTCGTCCTCGGCATCTACCTCGCCGAGGTCCGTCGCCTCGGTCACGCGACGGCCTGGCGATCGACCCGGCTCGCCGTCCGCGCAGCCGTCACCTCGATCCTCATCGACCTCGCCGCCGCGCTGCTGGCGACCGGCACGTGGATCGTCGCGGTGACGGTGGCCTGA
- a CDS encoding DUF7455 domain-containing protein has product MNTAVAPSSPLTAADRCDRCGAQAYLRVELQTGGELLFCAHHAREHGDKIKQIAVAVTDETHKLSES; this is encoded by the coding sequence GTGAACACTGCCGTTGCTCCCAGCTCTCCGCTGACCGCCGCGGACCGCTGCGACCGTTGCGGAGCCCAGGCCTACCTCCGCGTGGAGCTCCAGACGGGCGGCGAGCTGCTCTTCTGCGCGCACCACGCCCGTGAGCACGGCGACAAGATCAAGCAGATCGCCGTCGCCGTGACCGATGAGACCCACAAGCTCTCGGAGAGCTGA
- a CDS encoding DNA gyrase/topoisomerase IV subunit B, with the protein MAEHAGTNTYNAAHLLVLEGLEAVRKRPGMYIGSTDTRGLMHCVWEIIDNGVDEALAGYANRVEVTLHADGSVEVYDDGRGIPTDKEPKTGLPGVEVVATKLHAGGKFGGSSYAATGGLHGVGLSVVNALSSRMDIDVDRSPARQGMSFRRGVPGVFDGEGEKAAFTEQSGLSRKGARVTKGRSGTLVRFWPDRQIFTKDAGFVYDDLVTRARQTSFIVPGLELVIRDLRGEVPVEEKFRHDGGIAEFVDFLAHDEGVTPILRLQGSDTFTETVPMLDEQGHMTPQDVERELTVDVACRWGMGYDVELRSFVNVIATPKGGTHVSGFEQAITRTFNESMKAARVLKANDDDVIKDDVLEGLTAVVTVRLAEPQFEGQTKEILGTPAARTVVRKVVAAELKKFLTSAKAADKAVAKRVMEKVYGAAKTRLTLRQQKETQRRKNALESSSLPAKLADCRSNDNDRTELFIVEGDSALGTAKMARNSEFQALLPIRGKILNVQKASVGDMLKNTECASIIQVVGAGSGRTFDLEARRYGRIIFMADADADGAHIRTLLATLFMKYMPELIDAGRVYSAVPPLHRIELSNPKKGMDKYVYTYSDDELQRKLADLKKRGVNWKDPVQRYKGLGEMDADQLAETTMDPRHRTLRRLTVDDAEAASDVFELLMGSDVAPRKEFVIAGAYEVDADAIDA; encoded by the coding sequence ATCGCCGAGCACGCTGGCACCAACACGTACAACGCCGCGCACCTCCTCGTCCTGGAGGGTCTGGAGGCGGTGCGCAAGCGTCCGGGCATGTACATCGGTTCCACCGATACCCGGGGTCTCATGCACTGTGTGTGGGAGATCATCGACAACGGCGTCGACGAGGCACTCGCCGGCTACGCGAACCGGGTCGAGGTGACGCTGCACGCCGACGGCTCGGTGGAGGTGTACGACGACGGTCGCGGCATTCCGACCGACAAGGAGCCCAAGACCGGCCTTCCCGGCGTCGAGGTGGTCGCCACCAAGCTGCACGCCGGCGGCAAGTTCGGTGGCTCCTCCTACGCCGCCACCGGCGGTCTGCACGGCGTCGGCCTCTCGGTCGTCAATGCGCTCTCGTCCCGGATGGACATCGACGTCGACCGCTCACCGGCGCGTCAGGGGATGAGCTTCCGCCGCGGTGTGCCCGGCGTGTTCGACGGCGAGGGCGAGAAGGCGGCCTTCACCGAGCAGAGCGGGCTGAGCCGCAAGGGCGCGAGGGTGACGAAGGGTCGCTCCGGAACGCTGGTGCGGTTCTGGCCCGACCGGCAGATCTTCACCAAGGACGCCGGCTTCGTCTACGACGACCTGGTCACCCGGGCGCGGCAGACCTCCTTCATCGTCCCGGGCCTGGAGCTGGTCATCCGCGATCTGCGCGGCGAGGTTCCGGTGGAGGAGAAGTTCCGCCACGACGGCGGCATCGCGGAGTTCGTCGACTTCCTCGCCCACGACGAGGGGGTCACCCCGATCCTGCGGCTGCAGGGCTCGGACACCTTCACCGAGACGGTGCCGATGCTCGACGAGCAGGGTCATATGACGCCGCAGGACGTCGAGCGTGAGCTGACCGTCGACGTCGCGTGCCGCTGGGGGATGGGCTACGACGTCGAGCTGCGCTCCTTCGTCAACGTGATCGCCACGCCGAAGGGCGGCACCCACGTCAGCGGCTTCGAGCAGGCGATCACCCGCACCTTCAACGAGTCGATGAAGGCCGCCCGGGTGTTGAAGGCCAACGACGACGACGTGATCAAGGACGACGTCCTCGAAGGCCTGACAGCGGTGGTGACGGTGCGCCTCGCCGAGCCCCAGTTCGAGGGCCAGACCAAGGAGATCCTCGGCACGCCCGCGGCCCGCACGGTGGTGCGCAAGGTCGTCGCCGCCGAGCTGAAGAAGTTCCTGACCTCGGCGAAGGCAGCCGACAAGGCCGTCGCCAAGCGGGTGATGGAGAAGGTGTACGGCGCCGCGAAGACGCGGCTCACGCTGCGGCAGCAGAAGGAGACCCAGCGCCGCAAGAACGCCCTCGAGTCGTCCTCGCTGCCGGCCAAGCTCGCCGACTGCCGGTCCAACGACAACGACCGCACCGAGCTGTTCATCGTCGAGGGTGACTCCGCACTCGGTACGGCGAAGATGGCGCGCAACTCCGAGTTCCAGGCGCTGCTGCCCATCCGCGGCAAGATCCTCAACGTGCAGAAGGCCTCGGTCGGCGACATGCTGAAGAACACCGAGTGCGCCTCGATCATCCAGGTCGTCGGCGCCGGCTCCGGGCGCACCTTCGACCTGGAGGCGCGTCGCTACGGCCGGATCATCTTCATGGCCGACGCCGACGCCGACGGCGCGCACATCCGCACGCTGCTGGCCACGCTGTTCATGAAGTACATGCCCGAGCTGATCGACGCCGGCCGCGTGTACTCCGCCGTACCGCCGCTGCACCGCATCGAGCTGTCCAACCCCAAGAAGGGGATGGACAAGTACGTCTACACCTATTCCGACGACGAGCTCCAGCGCAAGCTCGCCGACCTCAAGAAGCGCGGCGTCAACTGGAAGGATCCGGTGCAGCGCTACAAGGGCTTGGGCGAGATGGACGCCGACCAGCTGGCCGAGACCACCATGGATCCGCGGCACCGCACCCTGCGCCGGCTGACCGTCGACGACGCCGAGGCCGCCTCCGACGTCTTCGAGCTGCTGATGGGCTCGGACGTCGCGCCGCGCAAGGAGTTCGTCATCGCCGGCGCCTACGAGGTCGACGCGGACGCGATCGACGCGTAG
- a CDS encoding DUF4242 domain-containing protein, with protein sequence MPLYMDVHHVGEVSLDDVAKAHAADLATQDEFDVNYMSYWVDEANGTIFCLVDAPDASAASEVHRKAHGLVADEIHEVRAGT encoded by the coding sequence ATGCCGCTCTACATGGATGTCCATCACGTCGGCGAGGTCAGCCTCGACGACGTCGCGAAGGCGCATGCCGCCGACCTGGCGACGCAGGACGAGTTCGACGTCAACTACATGAGCTACTGGGTGGACGAGGCCAACGGGACGATCTTCTGCCTCGTGGACGCCCCCGACGCCAGCGCGGCCAGCGAGGTGCACCGCAAGGCGCACGGCCTCGTCGCCGACGAGATCCACGAGGTGCGCGCCGGCACGTGA
- a CDS encoding formate dehydrogenase accessory sulfurtransferase FdhD: protein MTTRRAIVRRGVRAPDDLAVESPLVLGLEPASPGGESEAIATLMRTPGHDLELAAGWLTVESGVQRPTDIVQLRSCREDDTDRVHITLASGVRPPRPRAFVTSAACGVCSADVLDLAPLRRAVPHQDGWRVQAAVLTALPDALRSRQRAFDKTGGVHAAALAGADGALRHAFEDVGRHNAVDKVIGRALLDGLLPATGELLVVSGRVSFEIVQKAVAASVAGIVAVSAPSSLAVDLAREHRLLLAGMVRGGQLNVYAGEDLVD, encoded by the coding sequence ATGACGACCCGGCGCGCGATCGTACGGCGCGGCGTGCGCGCCCCGGACGATCTGGCGGTGGAGTCGCCGCTGGTCCTGGGCCTGGAGCCGGCGAGCCCGGGAGGGGAGAGCGAGGCGATCGCGACCCTGATGCGGACGCCGGGGCACGATCTCGAGCTCGCAGCCGGCTGGTTGACGGTGGAGTCAGGCGTCCAGCGGCCGACCGACATCGTGCAGCTGCGCTCCTGCCGGGAGGACGACACCGACCGGGTCCACATCACGCTGGCCTCCGGCGTACGACCGCCCCGGCCACGCGCCTTCGTGACCTCGGCGGCCTGCGGGGTGTGCAGCGCCGACGTGCTCGACCTGGCCCCGCTGCGTCGCGCCGTACCCCACCAGGACGGTTGGCGCGTGCAGGCCGCCGTGCTGACGGCGCTGCCCGATGCGCTGCGGAGCCGGCAGCGTGCCTTCGACAAGACCGGCGGCGTCCATGCGGCGGCCCTGGCGGGGGCCGATGGCGCCCTGCGGCACGCGTTCGAGGACGTCGGACGGCACAATGCGGTCGACAAGGTGATCGGCCGGGCCCTGCTGGACGGCCTGCTGCCGGCCACGGGCGAGCTGCTGGTGGTCAGCGGCCGGGTGTCGTTCGAGATCGTGCAGAAGGCCGTCGCGGCGAGCGTGGCCGGCATCGTCGCCGTCTCCGCGCCGTCCTCGCTGGCCGTCGACCTGGCCCGCGAGCACCGTCTGCTGCTGGCCGGCATGGTCCGCGGCGGTCAGCTCAACGTGTACGCGGGCGAGGACCTGGTCGACTGA
- a CDS encoding PaaI family thioesterase: MALSLQETLYPQLTCFGCGQANAKGLRLRSFREGERYVAQFLPWPEHDNGTGFLNGGIIGTLLDCHSAAAVVDTAYQHDWRPLGDALLPYLTAGLDVRYRRPAPLHEPVSLGAEVTAAAESEITAHVWLEHDGKVRAEAEALWKRWRPRP, from the coding sequence ATGGCGCTATCCCTCCAGGAGACGCTGTACCCGCAGCTCACCTGCTTCGGCTGCGGGCAGGCCAACGCCAAGGGGCTCCGGCTGCGCAGCTTCCGGGAGGGAGAGCGGTACGTCGCTCAGTTCCTGCCCTGGCCCGAGCACGACAACGGCACCGGCTTCCTCAACGGCGGGATCATCGGCACCCTGCTGGACTGCCACAGTGCGGCGGCGGTCGTCGACACCGCCTACCAGCACGACTGGCGCCCGCTGGGCGATGCGCTGCTGCCGTACCTGACGGCGGGTCTCGACGTGCGCTACCGGCGCCCGGCGCCGCTGCACGAGCCGGTCAGCCTGGGGGCCGAGGTGACGGCCGCGGCCGAGAGTGAGATCACCGCGCATGTCTGGTTGGAGCACGACGGCAAGGTGCGCGCCGAGGCCGAGGCGCTGTGGAAGCGGTGGCGGCCACGGCCGTGA
- a CDS encoding beta-class carbonic anhydrase: MADSADFDDLLAANADFAADFQYGGFDGIARAGVALVTCMDSRIDPLRMIGLKPGDAKIFRNPGGRVTPQAMEALVLGVHLLNVSRILIVPHTRCAMASGTEAEIQARIAASAGVDVSWQPIGVITDQHRALTEDVHKVKAHPLIPDSVQVGGFIYDVDSGLLKREA; this comes from the coding sequence ATGGCTGATTCCGCTGACTTCGACGACCTCCTCGCCGCCAACGCCGACTTCGCCGCCGACTTCCAGTACGGGGGCTTCGACGGCATCGCCCGGGCCGGGGTCGCGCTGGTGACCTGCATGGACTCCCGGATCGACCCGCTGCGCATGATCGGGCTCAAGCCCGGCGACGCGAAGATCTTCCGCAATCCCGGCGGCCGGGTCACGCCGCAGGCGATGGAGGCGCTGGTCCTGGGCGTGCACCTGCTCAACGTCTCGCGCATCCTCATCGTCCCGCACACCCGCTGTGCGATGGCGTCGGGTACCGAGGCGGAGATCCAGGCCCGGATCGCTGCCTCGGCCGGCGTGGACGTCTCGTGGCAGCCGATCGGTGTCATCACCGACCAGCACCGCGCGCTCACCGAGGACGTGCACAAGGTCAAGGCGCACCCGCTCATCCCCGACAGCGTGCAGGTCGGCGGCTTCATCTACGACGTGGACAGCGGGCTGCTCAAGCGAGAGGCCTGA
- a CDS encoding MFS transporter, translated as MRQGRLLALAAIAVAFAAADTYVVVLALPEMMAGVGLSVEQLQEAAPIVSAFLLGYVAMLPLIGSVADRRGRVPVLTAGLVVFAFGSLLTALAYGLGPMIAGRFLQGLGGGALVPATLALVADLYPAERRGVPLGVVSAIQEAGSLLGPLLGAVVLAVADWRAIFAINLLVAAVLAVAVERSSSLRYAEPGPAPRRARPGAAPRAWPDPIGMPLLLVAAATGALVFVEPTAMMRDLTWGRLYIPITGESRWSTPLGVTCLGAAVLFALRCTLARRTRWPLVDVRGWAASLREVDVPGALLLAGALAGLILTFATADPQVQAIAPGGWWYLAGAVLALAAFLVRQRTAATPLLPRGALRARPAWGAVLVSLLVGAALVAALIDVPLFARTTVYPDSQLDAALVLVRFLVALPIGAIAGGRLTRRASAGAIACAGLVLAAAGLAWMARWDVDALRHATATVPLLLCGLGFGVVLAPVNAAVLAATDAAIHGLAGALVVVARMIGMLVGLSTLTTLGLRHYYAAQADLPSMSSVCGTHGLCDRYQILLQRAGIAQEHTVFGVAAVVAVAGAVLALGLLRGAATREVDTREALQGLG; from the coding sequence GTGAGACAGGGGCGCCTGCTCGCCCTGGCCGCGATCGCCGTGGCCTTCGCGGCGGCCGACACCTACGTGGTGGTGCTCGCGCTGCCCGAGATGATGGCCGGGGTCGGGCTCTCCGTGGAGCAGCTGCAGGAGGCGGCCCCGATCGTCTCGGCGTTCCTGCTGGGCTACGTCGCCATGCTCCCGCTCATCGGCTCGGTGGCGGACCGGCGCGGCCGCGTCCCGGTGCTGACGGCGGGCCTGGTCGTGTTCGCCTTCGGCTCGCTGCTGACGGCCCTGGCATACGGGCTCGGTCCGATGATCGCCGGCCGGTTCCTGCAGGGACTCGGTGGCGGCGCCCTCGTGCCGGCCACCCTGGCCCTCGTCGCCGACCTCTACCCGGCCGAGCGTCGCGGCGTCCCCCTCGGCGTCGTCTCCGCCATCCAGGAGGCGGGCTCCCTGCTGGGTCCGCTCCTGGGTGCCGTCGTGCTGGCGGTCGCCGACTGGCGCGCCATCTTCGCGATCAACCTCCTGGTCGCGGCGGTACTCGCGGTCGCCGTCGAGCGCTCCTCGTCCCTCCGGTACGCCGAGCCCGGCCCGGCTCCCCGACGGGCCCGGCCGGGGGCTGCGCCACGGGCGTGGCCCGACCCCATCGGCATGCCCCTCCTGCTCGTCGCGGCCGCCACCGGCGCCCTGGTCTTCGTCGAGCCGACGGCCATGATGCGCGACCTCACCTGGGGCAGGCTCTACATCCCGATCACCGGCGAGAGCCGTTGGAGCACCCCGCTCGGCGTGACCTGCCTGGGAGCGGCGGTCCTGTTCGCGCTCAGGTGCACGCTCGCGCGGCGCACGAGGTGGCCGCTGGTCGACGTACGCGGCTGGGCGGCGAGCCTCCGGGAGGTCGACGTGCCCGGCGCGCTGCTGCTGGCAGGGGCGCTCGCCGGCCTGATCCTGACCTTCGCGACGGCCGACCCACAGGTGCAGGCGATAGCACCCGGAGGCTGGTGGTACCTGGCCGGTGCCGTCCTGGCGCTCGCCGCGTTCCTGGTCCGGCAGCGCACCGCCGCCACTCCCCTGCTGCCCCGCGGCGCGTTGCGCGCCCGGCCGGCCTGGGGTGCCGTGCTGGTCAGCCTGCTGGTGGGTGCGGCGCTGGTGGCGGCGCTGATCGACGTACCGCTCTTCGCGCGCACCACGGTCTACCCCGACAGCCAGCTCGATGCAGCGCTGGTGCTGGTGCGCTTCCTGGTGGCGCTGCCGATCGGGGCGATCGCCGGCGGCCGCCTCACCCGGCGCGCGTCCGCCGGGGCGATCGCCTGCGCGGGACTGGTGCTGGCGGCCGCCGGACTGGCCTGGATGGCCCGCTGGGACGTCGACGCGCTGCGACACGCCACCGCCACGGTGCCCCTGCTGCTGTGCGGGCTGGGCTTCGGGGTGGTGCTCGCCCCGGTGAACGCCGCCGTGCTCGCCGCCACCGATGCGGCCATCCACGGCCTGGCCGGCGCGCTGGTGGTCGTCGCGCGGATGATCGGCATGCTGGTCGGCCTGTCGACGCTCACCACGCTGGGACTGCGGCACTACTACGCCGCCCAGGCCGATCTCCCCTCGATGAGCTCGGTGTGCGGGACGCACGGGCTGTGCGACCGCTACCAGATCCTGTTGCAGCGGGCGGGGATCGCCCAGGAGCACACCGTGTTCGGAGTCGCGGCCGTCGTGGCGGTGGCCGGCGCCGTACTCGCTCTGGGTCTGCTGCGGGGCGCTGCCACTCGAGAGGTGGACACTCGCGAGGCGCTGCAGGGGCTCGGCTAG
- a CDS encoding LppX_LprAFG lipoprotein: MLRRTALSLVVTALPVLALSACGGGSGAGAPPPAEAIAQAKSALDHAAGVQLHLVGKDLPSGNVLVGADGTLTRAPAFDGTIAIKVLGATAQVPVVSVDDKVYAKLPLTTSWQTIDPAQYGVPDPATLIAPDTGISRLLTATTDLKKGDTVRGGKDNKQVLTTYTGTLPASAVAAIISQAAGTFAVSYTIDDDHRLEQAAIRGRFYGADTAASTYTVTLDDYGVTKTITKP, from the coding sequence ATGCTCCGACGTACGGCCCTGTCCCTGGTGGTCACGGCCCTTCCCGTCCTGGCGCTGAGCGCGTGCGGCGGCGGGAGCGGCGCCGGCGCGCCGCCGCCCGCCGAGGCGATCGCGCAGGCCAAGTCGGCGCTCGACCATGCCGCCGGGGTGCAGCTGCATCTCGTCGGCAAGGACCTGCCCAGCGGCAACGTCCTGGTCGGCGCTGACGGCACGCTGACCCGAGCGCCCGCCTTCGACGGCACGATCGCGATCAAGGTGCTCGGCGCCACCGCTCAGGTGCCGGTGGTCTCGGTCGACGACAAGGTCTACGCCAAGCTGCCGCTGACGACGTCGTGGCAGACCATCGATCCGGCACAGTACGGCGTGCCGGATCCCGCGACGCTGATCGCACCCGACACCGGCATCTCCCGGCTGCTGACCGCTACCACCGACCTGAAGAAGGGCGACACCGTGCGCGGCGGCAAGGACAACAAGCAGGTGCTGACCACCTACACCGGCACCCTCCCCGCCTCGGCGGTGGCGGCGATCATCTCCCAGGCGGCCGGCACGTTCGCCGTCTCCTACACGATCGACGACGACCACCGGCTGGAACAGGCAGCGATCCGCGGCCGGTTCTACGGCGCCGACACGGCTGCGTCGACCTACACCGTCACGCTCGACGACTACGGCGTGACCAAGACGATCACCAAGCCGTGA
- a CDS encoding DNA gyrase/topoisomerase IV subunit A: protein MARSKTQQELPDDDFEEHILDTDIKDEMQSSFLEYAYSVIYSRALPDARDGLKPVQRRILYTMNDMRLLPDRGHVKSARVVGEVMGRLHPHGDGAIYDALVRLVQPWVMRLPMVDGHGNFGSPDGVSGAAAMRYTECRMAPPAVAMTASIDENTVDFRPNYDSRELEPTVLPAALPNLLVNGASGIAVGMATNMAPHNLVEVVAACRHLITRPQADLDELMRFIPGPDLPTGGTIVGLDGIRDAYETGRGTFKIRATARVEPVGRRKGIVVTELPYGVGTEKVMERVKQLVQAKKLQGISDLVDLTDKTHGTRLVIEVKNGFVPEALLEQLYKQTPLEDSFGINNVALVDGQPRTLGLKALLEVFLGHRYEVVRRRSQFRRDKAAARLHLVEGLLLAILDIDEVIQLIRSSDNAPAAKERLMSVFDLSELQAEYILDMALRRLTRFSRIELEKEQSELQATIEQLDAILSDDTLLRKVVSDELAEVAKTYGTPRRTVLLSSAGTAAAAAASTPLEVADDPCYALLSSTGLLARTQGDEPLGSSEGGARANHDVIVSAVATTARADIGVLTSQGRLLRLGVLDLPAIPPTAGEPNLQGGLPLSALLSLDPGERALGLCTLVADGPGLALGTRLGTVKRVNPEVLNKDEWEVIRLADGDEVVGAVQLRTGEETLCFVTSDAQLLHFTADQVRPQGRSGGGIAGVRVAHGSRVVFFGAFDPAGPDGASVVTVAGASTALPGTETGSVKVTPFSEYPSKGRATGGVRCQRYLKGEDSLIFAWAGPAPARAAASSGAPVELPPADGRRDGSGVPLAQPIDACSGPVSALQSGAGAH, encoded by the coding sequence ATGGCACGCAGCAAGACCCAGCAGGAGCTCCCGGATGACGACTTCGAGGAGCACATCCTCGACACCGACATCAAGGACGAGATGCAGTCGTCCTTCCTGGAGTACGCCTACTCGGTCATCTACTCGCGCGCCCTGCCCGATGCCCGAGACGGTCTCAAGCCCGTCCAGCGCCGGATCCTCTACACCATGAACGACATGCGGCTGCTGCCCGACCGCGGCCACGTCAAGTCGGCCCGCGTGGTCGGCGAGGTGATGGGTCGCCTGCACCCGCACGGCGACGGCGCCATCTACGACGCGCTCGTCCGGCTCGTCCAGCCGTGGGTGATGCGGCTGCCGATGGTCGACGGGCACGGCAACTTCGGCTCCCCCGACGGCGTCTCCGGCGCTGCGGCGATGCGCTACACCGAGTGCCGGATGGCGCCGCCGGCTGTCGCGATGACGGCGAGCATCGACGAGAACACCGTCGACTTCCGGCCCAACTACGACTCCCGCGAGCTGGAGCCGACCGTCCTGCCGGCCGCACTGCCCAACCTGCTGGTCAACGGCGCCTCCGGCATCGCGGTGGGCATGGCGACCAACATGGCGCCCCACAACCTCGTCGAGGTGGTCGCGGCCTGCCGCCACCTGATCACCCGCCCGCAGGCGGACCTCGACGAGCTGATGCGGTTCATCCCCGGCCCCGACCTCCCGACCGGCGGCACCATCGTGGGCCTGGACGGCATCCGGGACGCCTACGAGACCGGTCGAGGCACGTTCAAGATCCGCGCGACCGCCCGCGTGGAGCCGGTGGGCCGGCGCAAGGGCATCGTGGTGACCGAGCTGCCGTACGGCGTCGGCACCGAGAAGGTGATGGAGCGGGTCAAGCAGCTGGTCCAGGCCAAGAAGCTGCAGGGCATCAGCGATCTGGTCGACCTGACCGACAAGACCCACGGCACCCGGCTGGTGATCGAGGTCAAGAACGGGTTCGTCCCCGAGGCTCTCCTCGAGCAGCTCTACAAGCAGACGCCGCTGGAGGACTCCTTCGGGATCAACAACGTGGCGCTGGTCGACGGGCAGCCCCGCACGCTCGGGCTCAAGGCCCTGCTGGAGGTCTTCCTCGGCCATCGCTACGAGGTCGTGCGCCGACGCTCGCAGTTCCGGCGGGACAAGGCGGCCGCGCGGCTGCACCTGGTCGAGGGTCTGCTGCTGGCCATCCTCGACATCGACGAGGTCATCCAGCTGATCCGTTCCAGCGACAACGCGCCGGCCGCCAAGGAGCGGCTGATGAGCGTGTTCGACCTCTCCGAGCTCCAGGCCGAGTACATCCTCGACATGGCGCTGCGCCGGCTCACCAGGTTCTCCCGCATCGAGCTGGAGAAGGAGCAGTCCGAGCTCCAGGCGACCATCGAGCAGCTCGACGCGATCCTCAGCGACGACACGCTGCTGCGCAAGGTCGTCTCCGACGAGCTCGCCGAGGTCGCCAAGACCTACGGCACCCCTCGCCGCACGGTGCTGCTCTCCTCGGCCGGTACGGCGGCGGCCGCCGCTGCGTCGACGCCCCTGGAGGTGGCCGACGACCCCTGCTACGCCCTGCTCAGCTCGACGGGACTGCTCGCTCGCACGCAGGGCGACGAGCCGCTGGGCAGCTCGGAGGGCGGCGCCCGCGCCAACCACGACGTGATCGTCTCGGCGGTCGCGACGACCGCCCGCGCCGACATCGGCGTGCTGACCTCGCAGGGCCGGCTGCTCCGGCTCGGCGTGCTCGATCTCCCGGCCATCCCGCCCACGGCCGGCGAGCCCAACCTCCAGGGCGGCCTGCCGCTGAGCGCGCTGCTCTCGCTGGATCCGGGCGAGCGCGCGCTGGGGCTGTGCACGCTGGTCGCCGACGGACCGGGCCTCGCGCTCGGCACCCGGCTCGGCACCGTCAAGCGGGTCAACCCCGAGGTGCTGAACAAGGACGAGTGGGAGGTCATCCGCCTGGCCGACGGCGACGAGGTCGTCGGCGCCGTCCAGCTGCGGACCGGCGAGGAGACGCTCTGCTTCGTCACCTCCGATGCGCAGCTCCTGCACTTCACCGCCGACCAGGTGCGCCCTCAGGGCCGCTCCGGCGGTGGCATCGCCGGCGTGCGGGTGGCGCACGGCTCGCGGGTGGTCTTCTTCGGGGCGTTCGACCCGGCCGGCCCCGACGGCGCGTCGGTGGTCACCGTGGCCGGTGCCTCCACCGCGCTGCCCGGCACGGAGACCGGCTCGGTCAAGGTGACGCCCTTCAGCGAATACCCCAGCAAGGGGCGCGCGACCGGCGGCGTGCGCTGCCAGCGCTACCTCAAGGGCGAGGACAGTCTGATCTTCGCCTGGGCGGGTCCGGCCCCTGCGCGGGCAGCGGCCAGCAGCGGCGCGCCCGTCGAGCTGCCGCCCGCGGACGGCCGCCGCGATGGCTCCGGCGTACCGCTCGCGCAGCCGATCGACGCCTGCAGCGGCCCGGTGAGCGCGTTGCAGTCGGGCGCCGGCGCGCACTGA